In one Catenovulum adriaticum genomic region, the following are encoded:
- a CDS encoding sulfotransferase, whose protein sequence is MKQALLVGMPRSGTTWLAKGVDRQKNTIYFHEPDSEEKINIPHFIEDTEVENHIDTVRQYLPGIINNKSLKVIGRLPFYPKEKLSSIALNTNKAKIYLAKIANSLFKKINIKKASISLPKSQDNVIFWKSIESPARLNVLAQANPEMPIAYVVRHPCGVINSELRGISSHEFGDNLPIYQAFGLMEELVNSSVGKALNFDMDQFKALTPAQRLAVRWLIYNEKALNDVKNNDNIKLFIYEDICSDPKREFKKIYDHLGLKDNGEIEQYVLETTSSETETYYSIQKDPLHSAMKWRKQLPAEDQLAIQDILKGTRSYQLFEQYNTPSA, encoded by the coding sequence ATGAAACAAGCTTTACTCGTCGGAATGCCAAGATCGGGAACCACTTGGCTTGCTAAAGGCGTTGATCGACAAAAAAATACAATTTACTTTCATGAGCCCGATAGTGAAGAAAAAATAAACATACCCCATTTTATCGAAGACACCGAAGTAGAAAATCATATTGATACTGTGCGTCAGTATTTACCCGGCATCATAAACAATAAATCGTTAAAAGTGATCGGCCGTTTACCGTTTTATCCAAAAGAAAAGCTTTCAAGTATCGCATTGAACACTAACAAAGCTAAAATATACTTGGCTAAAATAGCGAATAGCTTATTTAAAAAAATTAATATTAAAAAAGCGTCAATTAGTCTTCCAAAAAGCCAAGACAATGTGATCTTCTGGAAATCAATTGAATCGCCAGCTCGCCTAAATGTGCTTGCTCAAGCAAATCCGGAAATGCCAATTGCTTATGTCGTTCGTCATCCTTGTGGTGTCATCAATTCAGAGTTGAGAGGCATTAGCAGCCATGAGTTTGGAGACAACCTACCCATTTATCAAGCATTCGGATTAATGGAAGAGTTAGTCAATTCATCAGTAGGAAAAGCGCTCAATTTTGATATGGATCAGTTTAAAGCGTTAACGCCGGCGCAAAGGCTCGCCGTACGCTGGCTAATTTACAATGAAAAAGCGTTAAACGATGTAAAAAATAATGACAACATAAAGTTATTTATCTATGAAGATATTTGCAGCGATCCCAAAAGAGAGTTTAAAAAAATATATGACCACTTAGGTCTTAAAGATAACGGAGAAATTGAACAATACGTTTTAGAAACAACCTCCAGTGAGACGGAAACGTATTATAGTATTCAAAAAGATCCACTGCATTCAGCAATGAAGTGGCGCAAACAGTTACCAGCAGAAGATCAGTTGGCCATTCAAGATATTTTAAAAGGCACTAG
- a CDS encoding glycosyltransferase family 4 protein, with protein sequence MTDKPLKILYHHRIASKDGQYVHVEEIINALKQENQQIILVAPKVAENSDFGSDGGFVDALKAKLPQFIYELLEFTYAFYALLKLSIAIIKHKPDAIYERYNLFLPAGIWASKLFNLPLLLEVNAPLYQERKKYNGISMDWLAKWSQHYCWKNANKVLPVTNVLADYIREIGVSEDKIQVIPNGINEAKFLAPTKKPSELPDLTNKTVIGFVGFVRDWHGLDRVLEIMAKLNDPSLFFMIIGDGPAVENLKAQAESLNLSQQIYISGIIQRNRMPDWLSQVDVALQPDVVAYASPLKMLEYLALGKAIIAPNTPNIRELLVDQQNALLFNSNSTPTFSDCLTRMLSDKNLSQQLAEQAAQTISQKKLTWLANAQHIITLFKKLKTQDAQR encoded by the coding sequence ATGACAGATAAACCTTTAAAAATACTATACCACCACAGAATCGCCTCTAAAGATGGTCAGTATGTGCATGTTGAAGAAATCATTAATGCGCTTAAACAAGAAAACCAGCAAATTATTTTAGTTGCTCCAAAAGTTGCAGAAAACAGTGATTTTGGCAGCGATGGCGGATTTGTCGATGCGCTAAAAGCCAAGCTACCACAATTTATTTATGAATTGCTGGAATTTACTTACGCTTTTTACGCTTTGTTGAAACTCAGTATAGCGATCATAAAACACAAGCCCGATGCTATATACGAAAGATACAACCTTTTTCTACCTGCGGGTATTTGGGCAAGCAAGCTTTTTAATTTACCTTTATTACTAGAAGTAAACGCCCCACTCTACCAAGAGCGTAAAAAATACAATGGCATCAGCATGGACTGGCTCGCTAAATGGAGCCAGCATTATTGTTGGAAAAATGCCAACAAAGTTCTACCTGTTACCAATGTATTAGCCGATTACATTCGAGAAATTGGAGTCAGCGAAGATAAAATCCAGGTTATTCCTAACGGTATTAACGAAGCAAAGTTTTTAGCACCAACCAAAAAACCGAGTGAATTACCCGACTTAACCAATAAAACCGTTATCGGATTTGTTGGTTTTGTTAGAGACTGGCATGGTTTAGACCGGGTTTTAGAGATCATGGCAAAATTAAATGATCCATCGCTATTTTTTATGATTATAGGGGATGGACCAGCAGTAGAAAACTTAAAGGCACAGGCTGAATCATTAAACTTGAGTCAACAAATATATATATCCGGCATCATCCAGCGAAATCGTATGCCTGATTGGCTGTCACAAGTTGACGTCGCCCTTCAACCGGATGTAGTCGCGTACGCTTCACCACTAAAAATGCTCGAGTATTTAGCATTAGGCAAAGCCATAATAGCGCCCAATACACCGAATATCCGTGAGTTGCTTGTTGATCAGCAAAACGCATTATTATTCAATAGCAACTCAACACCCACCTTTAGTGATTGTTTAACCCGTATGTTAAGCGATAAAAACCTTAGTCAACAACTTGCTGAACAAGCGGCACAAACCATCAGCCAAAAAAAATTAACTTGGTTAGCCAATGCCCAGCATATTATAACTTTATTTAAAAAACTAAAAACACAGGATGCTCAACGATGA
- a CDS encoding glycosyltransferase family 4 protein: MQVDNIKLLTISSLYPNNRDFKHGVFVETRLRNLVKDYPKITPCVIAPVPWFPFKNTCFGEYARFAGVKTKEERHGITIYHPKYLVIPKIGMLLTPWLMAHSIKRCIKRLQLQGQKFDVIDGHYFYPDGVAIAKVAEELNIPFTCTARGTDINLIPQQEKPKRLIQSVFKKADHLMAVCKALKDEMVSLGANENKTSVLRNGVDLSLFTPSDEATQRQLKKEHLADKKLILSVGWLIERKGHFLVIDAIKNLPDCHLMIAGDGPDKQKLEQQVKQLKLTDRVSFLGALPQAKLSQYYRSADALVLASSREGWANVLLESMASGTPVVAANIWGTPEVVASPEAGILVERDSASIEQGIKTLLNNPPNRLQTRLYAEQFSWAETSDKQYQIFSSIIDGNQHDR, from the coding sequence ATGCAAGTTGATAACATTAAGTTACTGACAATATCCAGCTTATACCCTAATAATCGCGACTTTAAGCATGGAGTATTTGTCGAAACCCGCTTGCGTAACTTAGTCAAAGATTACCCAAAAATTACCCCTTGTGTCATTGCACCCGTTCCCTGGTTTCCGTTTAAAAACACATGCTTTGGTGAATATGCGAGGTTTGCTGGTGTAAAAACAAAAGAAGAGCGCCACGGTATTACGATTTACCATCCTAAATATTTGGTGATTCCTAAAATTGGTATGTTACTGACCCCTTGGTTAATGGCTCACAGTATAAAAAGGTGTATTAAACGGTTACAGCTTCAAGGTCAAAAATTTGATGTGATTGATGGTCATTATTTTTACCCCGACGGAGTTGCTATTGCGAAAGTAGCTGAGGAACTAAATATCCCTTTTACCTGTACTGCACGTGGCACTGATATTAATTTAATTCCACAGCAAGAAAAACCTAAACGCCTAATTCAAAGCGTATTTAAAAAAGCAGATCATTTAATGGCCGTCTGCAAAGCATTAAAAGATGAAATGGTCAGCTTAGGCGCAAATGAAAATAAAACATCTGTACTTAGAAACGGGGTTGACTTAAGTCTATTTACCCCTTCGGATGAGGCAACCCAACGACAGCTAAAAAAAGAACACCTTGCTGACAAAAAACTTATTTTATCAGTTGGCTGGCTAATTGAACGAAAAGGCCATTTTTTAGTTATAGATGCCATTAAAAATTTACCTGATTGCCACCTAATGATTGCCGGAGACGGCCCTGACAAACAAAAATTAGAGCAACAAGTTAAACAACTAAAGTTAACCGATCGCGTGAGTTTTTTAGGCGCTTTGCCACAAGCAAAATTAAGCCAGTATTACCGCAGTGCAGATGCGCTTGTATTAGCCTCAAGCCGTGAAGGCTGGGCAAATGTGCTACTTGAATCTATGGCTAGCGGAACCCCAGTTGTAGCGGCGAATATATGGGGAACTCCCGAAGTGGTCGCCAGTCCTGAAGCTGGTATTTTAGTTGAGCGAGACTCAGCCTCAATAGAGCAAGGTATTAAAACTTTACTAAACAATCCACCAAACCGACTGCAAACACGTTTATACGCCGAGCAATTTAGTTGGGCAGAAACGTCTGACAAACAATATCAAATTTTTAGCAGTATTATTGACGGAAACCAGCATGACAGATAA
- a CDS encoding XrtA/PEP-CTERM system amidotransferase, protein MCGIAGILSFTPDEKIEQTLLEKMNNAQQHRGPNDQGYYNQNGVGLAHRRLSIIDLSGGHQPIFNEDGQVVVVFNGEIYNFQNIAEELKKLGHTFKTHSDTETIVHAWEEWGVNCLEHFNGMFAFALWDNNKNELFIARDRIGEKPLHYALIDNQLIFGSELKVLKQHPACPKEIDPRAIEDYLTLGYIPDPKCIYKNVHKLQAGHYLHIKKSDKDTVKQIQYWDLPWQEAPYTDTQTINQELINRLKAAVDLRLVSEVPLGAFLSGGVDSSAIVAMMSQLQNQPVNTCAIGFDVPEFNETDFAQLVAERYKTEHRVEIINHQDFDLIDKLIQVYDEPYADSSALPTYRVCEMARKHVTVCLSGDGGDELFAGYRRYKLHLQEEKARNKIPFALRKPIFTTLGKLYPKADWAPQYLRAKTTFQSLGMSSAHAYLNSMSKLRSDERNKLYSKQFKQKLNGYDSRAVFDQVLNGKKFKDPLKMAQYLDFKTWMTGDILTKVDRASMAHALEVRVPMLDHTFVEWAFKVPSELNLKQGEGKASLKSSLEPHLPHDNLYRKKMGFSIPLAQWLRGPLKNKLESTLNSVELKNIGIFDSHQLNKLNQQHQSGQSDHSASLWTIMMLGLFLKREASSYAS, encoded by the coding sequence ATGTGCGGAATTGCCGGCATTTTATCATTCACGCCTGACGAAAAAATTGAGCAAACTCTACTTGAAAAAATGAATAACGCTCAACAACACCGAGGTCCAAACGATCAAGGCTACTATAACCAAAACGGTGTAGGCTTAGCCCACAGACGATTATCTATTATTGATCTATCTGGTGGTCACCAACCTATCTTTAATGAAGATGGACAAGTGGTTGTGGTCTTTAATGGTGAAATTTATAATTTTCAAAATATTGCAGAAGAATTAAAAAAGCTTGGTCACACTTTTAAAACACACAGTGATACAGAAACTATAGTTCATGCATGGGAAGAATGGGGTGTAAATTGCCTTGAACATTTCAACGGTATGTTTGCATTTGCATTATGGGATAATAACAAAAACGAACTTTTTATTGCACGCGATCGAATTGGTGAAAAACCGCTACATTACGCGCTAATTGATAACCAACTTATTTTTGGTTCAGAACTTAAAGTATTAAAGCAACACCCAGCTTGTCCCAAAGAGATAGATCCCCGCGCAATAGAAGATTATCTAACATTAGGCTATATTCCAGACCCAAAATGTATCTACAAAAATGTGCACAAGTTACAAGCAGGTCACTATCTCCATATTAAAAAATCGGATAAAGACACGGTTAAACAAATCCAATATTGGGACTTACCTTGGCAGGAAGCGCCTTACACAGATACCCAAACAATTAATCAAGAGCTGATTAATCGTTTAAAAGCCGCTGTTGATTTACGCCTAGTATCAGAAGTTCCTTTAGGTGCATTTTTATCTGGCGGTGTGGATTCAAGCGCCATTGTAGCTATGATGTCTCAACTACAAAACCAGCCAGTTAACACCTGCGCTATTGGTTTTGATGTGCCTGAATTTAACGAAACTGATTTTGCACAACTGGTCGCCGAACGATATAAAACCGAACATAGGGTAGAAATCATTAATCACCAAGATTTTGATTTAATTGATAAACTTATTCAAGTTTACGACGAACCTTACGCAGACAGTTCAGCCCTACCAACCTATCGCGTATGTGAAATGGCACGTAAACATGTCACTGTTTGTTTATCTGGGGACGGCGGTGATGAATTATTTGCTGGCTATCGTCGCTACAAGTTACATTTACAAGAAGAAAAAGCCCGAAACAAAATACCATTTGCGCTACGTAAACCCATTTTTACAACCTTAGGTAAACTCTACCCTAAAGCAGATTGGGCACCTCAATATTTAAGAGCCAAAACCACCTTTCAATCATTAGGCATGTCTAGCGCGCATGCTTACTTAAATAGTATGAGTAAACTCAGAAGTGACGAAAGAAATAAACTTTACAGCAAACAATTTAAGCAAAAACTAAATGGCTACGACTCACGGGCGGTATTTGATCAAGTTTTAAACGGTAAGAAATTTAAAGATCCTCTTAAAATGGCACAGTATTTAGACTTTAAAACCTGGATGACAGGCGACATCTTAACTAAAGTAGACAGAGCCAGCATGGCACACGCATTAGAAGTAAGAGTGCCCATGCTAGACCATACTTTTGTAGAATGGGCATTTAAAGTACCATCAGAGCTGAATCTTAAACAAGGCGAAGGCAAAGCCAGTTTAAAGTCATCGCTCGAACCTCACTTGCCGCATGACAACCTATATCGTAAAAAAATGGGCTTTAGTATTCCTTTAGCGCAATGGCTACGTGGCCCACTTAAAAATAAACTAGAGTCAACGCTTAACTCTGTTGAGCTTAAAAATATAGGCATTTTTGACAGCCACCAATTAAATAAATTGAATCAACAGCATCAATCAGGACAAAGCGATCATTCAGCTTCATTATGGACGATTATGATGCTTGGTCTCTTTTTAAAACGGGAGGCATCATCATATGCAAGTTGA